Proteins from one Azospirillum ramasamyi genomic window:
- a CDS encoding (2Fe-2S)-binding protein, giving the protein MSCTVSMTVNGKTVSREVEERTLLVTFLREHLGLTGTHVGCDTSQCGACVVHVDGRSVKSCTTLALQADGAEVTTIEGLAAADGTLHPMQAAFREHHGLQCGFCTPGMVMSAVDLVRDNPNPTEAEIREGLEGNICRCTGYHNIVKAVKSGAEAMAGAQAAPVAAE; this is encoded by the coding sequence ATGTCCTGTACCGTTTCGATGACCGTCAACGGCAAGACGGTCTCGCGCGAGGTGGAGGAGCGCACGCTGCTCGTCACCTTCCTGCGCGAGCATCTGGGCCTGACGGGCACCCATGTCGGCTGCGACACCAGCCAGTGCGGCGCCTGTGTCGTCCATGTGGACGGGCGGTCGGTGAAGTCCTGCACCACGCTGGCCCTCCAGGCCGACGGGGCGGAAGTGACGACGATCGAAGGGCTGGCGGCGGCCGACGGCACGCTGCACCCGATGCAGGCCGCCTTCCGCGAGCATCACGGGCTGCAGTGCGGCTTCTGCACGCCGGGCATGGTGATGAGCGCGGTCGATCTGGTCCGCGATAACCCCAACCCGACCGAGGCCGAGATCCGCGAGGGGCTGGAGGGCAACATCTGCCGCTGCACCGGCTACCACAACATCGTCAAGGCGGTGAAGTCGGGGGCCGAGGCTATGGCGGGGGCGCAAGCGGCGCCGGTCGCGGCCGAATAA
- a CDS encoding TAXI family TRAP transporter solute-binding subunit, producing MNRPSVKRHVLALCTAAGLGLSLGLAALPAKAETFITVLTGGTSGVYYPLGVAMSNVYGKALPGAKVTAQATKASVENLNLLQAGRGEIGFTLGDSLSDAWKGNEEVGFKQKLEKLRTIAAIYPNYIQVVASKDSGIKTLADLKGKRVSVGAPKSGTELNARAIFGAAGLTYKDFAKTEYLPFGESVDLIKNRQLDATLISAGLGVAAIKDLSASQEITIVSIPADVVQKVGDAAYITETIPAGTYPGQSEPVPTAAVRNLLVSHSGVSDDAAYAMTKTLFENLDALAAAHVAAKQIKLDQAATQSPVPLHPGAAKYYKEKGLM from the coding sequence ATGAATCGCCCGTCCGTGAAACGTCATGTCCTGGCCCTGTGCACCGCCGCCGGCCTTGGACTTAGCCTGGGACTCGCCGCTCTGCCGGCCAAGGCGGAGACCTTCATCACCGTGCTGACCGGCGGCACCAGCGGCGTCTATTACCCGCTGGGCGTCGCCATGTCGAACGTGTACGGCAAGGCGCTGCCCGGAGCCAAGGTGACGGCGCAGGCGACCAAGGCGTCGGTGGAGAACCTGAACCTGCTGCAGGCCGGCCGCGGCGAAATCGGGTTCACGCTCGGCGACTCGCTGAGCGACGCCTGGAAGGGCAACGAGGAGGTCGGCTTCAAGCAGAAGCTGGAGAAGTTGCGCACCATCGCCGCCATCTATCCCAACTACATCCAGGTGGTCGCCAGCAAGGACTCCGGGATCAAGACCCTGGCCGACCTGAAGGGCAAGCGGGTGTCGGTCGGCGCGCCGAAGTCGGGGACTGAACTGAACGCGCGGGCCATCTTCGGCGCCGCCGGGCTTACCTACAAGGACTTCGCCAAGACCGAGTATCTGCCCTTCGGCGAATCGGTGGATCTGATCAAGAACCGCCAGTTGGACGCGACGCTGATCTCCGCCGGCCTCGGCGTGGCGGCGATCAAGGATCTGTCGGCCTCGCAGGAGATCACCATCGTCAGCATTCCGGCCGATGTGGTGCAGAAGGTCGGCGACGCCGCCTACATCACCGAGACGATCCCGGCCGGCACCTATCCGGGCCAGAGCGAACCGGTGCCGACCGCCGCGGTCCGCAACCTGCTGGTCAGCCATTCCGGCGTGTCGGACGACGCCGCCTATGCCATGACCAAGACGCTGTTCGAGAATCTCGACGCTCTGGCCGCCGCCCATGTCGCCGCCAAGCAGATCAAGCTCGACCAGGCCGCCACCCAGTCGCCGGTGCCGCTGCATCCCGGCGCCGCCAAGTACTACAAGGAAAAAGGGTTGATGTAA
- a CDS encoding TRAP transporter permease, which produces MTQDNQADAQTRQAIDRENPAHVAAFEGFDGRAVFAIAVAFSVFQIWTAAFNPLSTVVVRSIHVGFLLLMTFTLFGARKTGTRRGVPWYDWLLGLTGFAIGVYHYVFEVDLILRSGDPSTADIVVGTVAVALVFEAARRIMGLALPILCGVFIPYALFGRELPFGLAHRGYGFDQVIDTLFLSTEGIYGTPTFVSATYIFLFILFGAFLERAGMIKLFNDVSLGLVGHTRGGPAKVAVFSSGFMGTINGSGVANVLTTGQFTIPLMTRFGYRPAFAGAVEATASMGGQLMPPVMGAAAFIMAETIGVPYSEVAIAAAIPAILYFGSAYWMVHLEAGKRNLVGLPKEECPSALRALRDGWYLVLPLAALVYLLFSGFTPLFAGVIGIAATIALILGMSLVTSIGPTALRAGFWVLLGLIAAGLWRMGLRTEHMAFAIVGLLVVPCLMLKGGRDTLRLLVNATADGAKNAIGVGVACALVGVLIGMMTLTGLASSFATTIVNLSGGNLLMALVLTMLTCIVLGTGLPTTANYIITASIAAPALLTMGVPLIVSHMFVFYFGIMADLTPPVALAALAASSIARAGHIQIGFIATRIAMAGYVVPFMAVYDPALVLQTESWIAVAYIVFKACIAIGLWGAATIGFFWTTLPMPARIFAAATAFLFVLALPITDEIAFAMSALFLLWQYRRRRSVPAAAPA; this is translated from the coding sequence ATGACTCAAGACAATCAGGCGGATGCCCAAACCCGCCAAGCAATAGACCGGGAGAATCCCGCCCATGTCGCCGCCTTCGAAGGCTTCGACGGGCGGGCGGTGTTTGCCATCGCCGTGGCCTTTTCCGTCTTCCAGATCTGGACAGCCGCCTTCAATCCGCTGTCCACCGTCGTGGTGCGGTCAATCCATGTCGGCTTTCTGCTGCTGATGACCTTCACCCTGTTCGGCGCGCGCAAAACCGGCACACGCCGGGGGGTGCCCTGGTATGACTGGCTGCTCGGCCTCACCGGGTTCGCCATCGGCGTGTATCATTACGTCTTCGAAGTAGACCTGATACTACGGTCCGGCGATCCGAGTACGGCCGACATCGTCGTCGGCACTGTCGCGGTCGCCCTGGTCTTCGAGGCGGCCCGGCGCATCATGGGGCTGGCGCTGCCGATCCTGTGCGGCGTGTTCATCCCCTACGCCCTGTTCGGACGGGAACTGCCCTTCGGGCTGGCCCATCGCGGCTATGGGTTCGATCAGGTGATCGACACGCTGTTCCTGTCGACCGAGGGAATCTACGGTACGCCGACCTTCGTGTCCGCCACCTATATCTTCCTGTTCATCCTGTTCGGCGCCTTTCTGGAACGGGCGGGGATGATCAAGCTGTTCAACGACGTCTCGCTGGGCCTCGTCGGCCATACCAGGGGCGGACCGGCCAAGGTGGCGGTCTTCTCGTCAGGCTTCATGGGCACGATCAACGGGTCGGGGGTCGCCAACGTGCTGACCACCGGGCAGTTCACCATCCCGCTGATGACGCGCTTCGGCTATCGTCCCGCCTTTGCCGGCGCGGTGGAGGCCACCGCCAGCATGGGCGGCCAGCTGATGCCGCCGGTGATGGGCGCCGCCGCGTTCATCATGGCGGAAACCATCGGCGTGCCCTACAGCGAGGTCGCCATCGCCGCCGCCATTCCCGCCATCCTCTATTTCGGCAGTGCCTACTGGATGGTTCATCTGGAGGCGGGCAAGCGCAATCTGGTCGGCCTGCCGAAGGAGGAGTGCCCCAGCGCGCTGCGTGCCCTTCGCGACGGCTGGTATCTGGTCCTGCCGCTGGCGGCCCTGGTTTATCTGCTGTTCTCCGGCTTCACGCCGCTGTTCGCGGGCGTGATCGGCATCGCCGCAACCATCGCCCTGATCCTGGGCATGAGCCTGGTCACCTCCATCGGCCCCACGGCGCTGCGCGCGGGGTTCTGGGTGCTGCTGGGCCTGATCGCCGCGGGGCTTTGGCGGATGGGCCTGCGGACGGAGCATATGGCCTTCGCCATCGTCGGCTTGCTGGTCGTCCCCTGCCTGATGCTCAAGGGAGGGCGGGATACGCTGCGGCTGTTGGTGAACGCTACCGCCGACGGGGCGAAGAACGCCATCGGCGTCGGCGTCGCCTGCGCGCTGGTCGGGGTGCTGATCGGCATGATGACGCTGACCGGCCTTGCCTCGAGCTTCGCCACCACCATCGTCAACCTGTCGGGCGGCAACCTGCTGATGGCGCTGGTCCTGACGATGCTGACGTGCATCGTGCTGGGCACCGGGCTTCCGACCACGGCCAACTACATCATCACCGCGTCGATCGCGGCCCCCGCGCTGCTGACCATGGGCGTGCCGCTGATCGTCAGCCACATGTTCGTCTTCTATTTCGGCATCATGGCCGATCTGACCCCGCCGGTGGCGCTGGCCGCTCTCGCCGCGTCCTCCATCGCACGGGCCGGGCACATACAGATCGGCTTCATCGCCACGCGGATCGCGATGGCCGGCTATGTGGTGCCCTTCATGGCGGTGTACGATCCGGCGCTGGTCCTGCAGACCGAGAGCTGGATCGCCGTGGCCTACATCGTCTTCAAGGCCTGCATCGCCATCGGCTTGTGGGGTGCCGCCACCATCGGCTTCTTCTGGACCACCCTGCCGATGCCGGCCCGCATCTTCGCCGCGGCGACGGCCTTCCTGTTCGTGTTGGCGTTGCCGATCACCGACGAGATCGCCTTCGCCATGTCCGCCCTGTTCCTGCTGTGGCAGTACCGCCGCCGCAGGAGCGTTCCGGCCGCCGCCCCGGCCTGA
- a CDS encoding DUF1850 domain-containing protein produces MAGLCLFALGGALLASLPGTDFTLSWTHSIEKTEWRERWSVASGRLRPVEARIRGTGAGMEPGPDARPAGDGWLAWVPGLPPQESVTLAASGFTGEHRLCAGADCRPLSGWTGVSDQAVVMRSCR; encoded by the coding sequence GTGGCCGGTCTCTGCCTGTTCGCCCTCGGCGGCGCGCTACTCGCGTCGCTGCCGGGGACGGATTTCACCCTGTCCTGGACCCATTCCATCGAGAAGACCGAATGGCGCGAACGCTGGTCGGTGGCATCCGGCCGGCTGCGGCCGGTGGAGGCCCGGATCCGGGGGACCGGCGCCGGCATGGAGCCGGGACCGGACGCCCGGCCGGCCGGCGACGGCTGGCTGGCCTGGGTGCCCGGCCTGCCGCCGCAGGAGAGCGTCACGCTGGCCGCCTCCGGCTTCACCGGCGAGCACCGGCTGTGCGCGGGGGCCGATTGCCGGCCGCTGTCGGGCTGGACCGGGGTTTCGGATCAGGCGGTGGTGATGCGCTCCTGCCGGTGA